Within Rutidosis leptorrhynchoides isolate AG116_Rl617_1_P2 unplaced genomic scaffold, CSIRO_AGI_Rlap_v1 contig582, whole genome shotgun sequence, the genomic segment CCTCTTTCTCCCTCGTCACCCCCAACTCCGCCGTCTTCCAGGTACATCCCTCTCGATTTCATTAGATTAATTCAAAACCTCTGAATAGTTAGGCTATAAATTTGGAAATCGTGATTTATTGTTAATTAGGAGtgttccaatgtttgtattgtcgaGACATTGCTGGACGAGGCTGGTGCTCTCTGTTTGAAATATGGAAATGAAAGGCAGTATTTGTGATCCAGACCATGAATTACGAAATCGATATGCTTCATTTCTTCTTTTATCATATAGAGTACCATCCAAATTACAGAGCTTGTTTTGAAACGATGCTTCTAACACTTTGATTCGATAGTTTATATTCGAACACAGTTGTTGAGTTATTGATATATCAATGGCCATAGTTAATCTGCTCATGAAACTTATTATGTTTTAATTTTTCCCAATGTGGAATGTAATCGTCTTTTGCTTGAAGTTTGAATATAGAAGATGCATTTGGACGCTGTATTTTTTATCTGGAAACATTTATTATGATAAATGGATATGAATGTGACTGCTAGTTGTTTATTGTATTTTGCCTTTATATGATCTGATCCTGAGCTGGAATTATACAATACAGGTGATTATCGGTGCTGTTGGTGGTGGATCTTTCATTGGAGGTGGTGGTGGAGCTGCTGCCGCTGGTGGAGGCGGTGGAGCAGCTGCAGCTGATGCACCGGCTGCTGAAGAGAAGAAGGAAGAGAAGGAAGAGAGCGATGACGACATGGGATTCTCACTCTTTGATTAGAGAATAGCTCACTATTTAGTTAAATCtgtttgtcttttgtattaaattgTTTCAACTCTTTTGTGTTCTCGTTGAGTTGCATCAGACTCGGAATGTTGGTTAATCTTTGATGAAAGTTGTTTCTGGATCAGATTTTTAGTAATACTATTCTACAAGTTTTGTTCAGCTCGTTGTTTTTTCATGTTTTGATGTTTCTGTGCTTCATTTCACTATTTATCTCTTAAAACAAAGTTTTAGAATCATTTAGTTCTCATTAGCTCTGTATTACTGGATGGATTGAATCGGAAAACCATACTTATCTTGGTTCAAGTTAAACCCATGTGTTTCCTTTGGATCGGTCACCTTTTGCAGATACTCCATATAATTTCGAAAGCTTCAAGTAGTGTATGAACTATGAAGTATATGCATATTATGtcgttcatgacttatttactttGTTTAGAATTTTTGTCCTGTTTCATCACCAATCATTCAGACAACAGCCAGGACGTGGGGCTTCTTAAACGCCTTCTATGGGTGGTCATGATTCTACTCTTGAGTGAGTGGTTATGTGTTCGGCTCTTGAAAGAGTGAACTATCATATTCGTACCAAGTATATGAAAAAAATCATCCAAACAACAAACTATAAATATTGTAGTTTCGAATTCGAACACACGTCTGAAAAATCCTTTCCGTCTGCTCGTTGGTCACTAACGTTAGTGTTCTCGGAGCAAATCCACCCATTGCCGTTAAAATGAAATGAATCAGTCATAAGCGACCAAATCCCCCATGTTAGCAAACCGGTTCACCAACAAATCAATTTGAGATCAACAACCCGGATCTCTAAACCCAACAAGATTTTGTTTGTTTCAGCCCATTCTAGAATTGGGTCCAAAACGGCCTTCTCATTCCTTCTTCTTTACTTCATTTTTCCTAAAAGTGTTGTTTGGTTCTCTGAGGACAATTTTGCTCACAGAATTTGTAAAGATTTTCAAACTGAATGAGCTATATTTGAAATGGCATTGAGATTGGCTAATCGGAAATTAGGGAGTAAGCTTAAGCTTTTGCCTCTGCTTTCGTCGTTaccatcttcttcttcatcctcttcgacttcgTTCTCTGGGTTGCATTCACATGCCACCAGCTTTGGTACGTCCAATCTATGAATTGAAATTAGCTCGGGTTTAATTAATAAGTTCTCTTTATTTATTATTTGCAATTGGGTGGAGGTAGATGTAAATAGAATTTGAGATTGAGATCATATATAAGCGAAACCTTATTTTACTACCGGTTTTAGATAATGGTTTCGAATTGAAGAGTTATGATCATTTGCGCTGTGGGGGAACTGATCAACAGTTCTTATTACCCGTGTTTTAAGCTCTTTATCTGGCTGCACCGAGCAAGAACATGAGAGCTATTTACATCTAAGTGCTGCTTTGGGCAAGTTGGATTAAGATATTATGTACAATCATTATACTTACAGGATTTAAGGAAGTGCGTGAAGAGGAAAAAAGTCGCTTGGTTGGTAATGTTTTCTCCAATGTTGCGTCAAGTTATGATGTTATGAATGACTTGATGAGTGGTGGATTACATAGACTGTGGAAGGACAGGTAAAAAATCGTGGAACTTTGTCTATTTGTGACAGTTATTGGATTCACATATTGAACTCCCTTCATATTGACATTTCTACATATTGCTGCTTTTCAGATTGGTTTCAAAGTTGTATCCTTTTCCTGGAATGAAACATCTCGATGTGGCTGGTGGAACAGGTAAGCTTTGCTATTTCTTTTTTCCTCACGAGAGTGTAGGCTATTAGTTTTTTGGCATGCTAGATTTAGGCTCAAAAGATAAACTGGAAAGCTGGGTATGGGGATAACTGCAGTCTTATAAACCAGTTTATGTTCTAAAGAACTCAAAAGTTGGATACCATTGTAACTTTAAGAGCGTCTGTCATTTTTAATACTCCATAGAGGGATATTGACTAAAAGATAACATTTTGCAGGGGATGTTGCTTTCAGGATCCTAGACAGTATAAACAACATCAAACGTAGAGCACTTCAAGATCCACTTGATGATCAACTGCATGATGAAACACAGATATATGTCTGTGACATCAACCCAAACATGTTAAACGTTGGAAAGAAGCGAGCTACTGAGAGAGGTAAGAGATTTTTTATTTTGTGAAGGTTTCCCTAAAGGACCTGATCACGTGAGTAAATGGTTAATTCTTTGTAAAAGGGCAGTGCTTTAATTATAAACTCTTTTACAGGTCTTGGACGAGACAAATCTCTTATCTGGGTTGAGGGAGATGCTGAAGCCTTAAGTTTCGAAGACAATTCTATGGATGGCTACACAATTGCATTCGGGATTAGGAATGTTACGCACATAGAGAAAGTTCTTTCTGAAGCTTATCGGTAAGTTTACAGTTTCTTTGCCTGTTGCCAAATTGATATTTGCTTGCTTGTATTATGTGTTAAGAGAAGGAAGGCACTATTCTGGTAAATATTGCTATCTCCCTTGATATGGATGAGCTTTAGGCAAAAAATTGTAATTCTGACCAAACAGTTTTTGCGGATTGGTTTTTAGGGTGCTGAAACCAGGAGGACGATTCCTTTGCCTTGAGCTGAGCCATGTAGAGATTCCCATCTTTAAACAGTTGTGAGTATCTGTCTCATTGTTCAGCAGTTATAATTTTCTCCTTATTGCCTTTATTATCATCATTGCTTACCTATATCATCTTCTACCAAAGTGAGTTGTCTTGTTCCGTTTCTGGGATGCTTACTGAAATAGTTATTAAAAGTATGCCACCTAACAATGATGGACAGGCCCTGAAAAATTTATTCGACCTTTTGCTGATCTATGCTGTTTTGTTTGAGTAACCATATCCTAATGATTTTTTTCGTAG encodes:
- the LOC139884643 gene encoding large ribosomal subunit protein P3-like; the protein is MGVYTFVCKKSGGEWTAKQTADGELESSGASPYELQRNVVKTVLSSDSSGGVSSSFSLVTPNSAVFQVIIGAVGGGSFIGGGGGAAAAGGGGGAAAADAPAAEEKKEEKEESDDDMGFSLFD
- the LOC139884649 gene encoding 2-methoxy-6-polyprenyl-1,4-benzoquinol methylase, mitochondrial-like, which translates into the protein MALRLANRKLGSKLKLLPLLSSLPSSSSSSSTSFSGLHSHATSFGFKEVREEEKSRLVGNVFSNVASSYDVMNDLMSGGLHRLWKDRLVSKLYPFPGMKHLDVAGGTGDVAFRILDSINNIKRRALQDPLDDQLHDETQIYVCDINPNMLNVGKKRATERGLGRDKSLIWVEGDAEALSFEDNSMDGYTIAFGIRNVTHIEKVLSEAYRVLKPGGRFLCLELSHVEIPIFKQLYDYYSFSVIPAVGELVAGDRGSYQYLVESIRRFPPQEKFASMIADAGFQKVEFENLVGGVVAIHSGVKF